In Silvanigrella aquatica, one genomic interval encodes:
- a CDS encoding DUF3991 domain-containing protein, whose protein sequence is MDRFELIKNELKKAKSIDPESYFISKGYAVKKEGRHYSVRINDEEVFRTTRLDDGTYVTCDKFSNGIGDNISLVRKIDGCNFNEAISILNKNMNILSSNNNSINNVKLEKTEIKLPRSDNNIVNSGRKYLIERGISLETIIKAEKENFLKYAEGSIFFVGYDEHGKIKNVTKRATNKDDQIQKRDFKGSEKYYPQILKGNKKTVWIVEGGVDALALHDLAKRAAKEPPMVLVTGGANVLSSFKNPTVHEILKNSEKIIISLENEKSLETQEFTNKAHLKQKSLINEISGKNAEFWKAPNDKGKDLAEYNLNIKKNIEVNQIIQKPVQMKKLAL, encoded by the coding sequence ATGGATAGGTTTGAACTTATAAAAAATGAACTGAAAAAAGCTAAATCTATCGATCCAGAGTCATATTTTATATCGAAAGGATATGCTGTTAAAAAAGAAGGTAGACATTATTCAGTTAGAATAAATGATGAGGAAGTATTTAGAACTACAAGACTAGATGATGGAACATATGTTACATGTGATAAATTTTCAAATGGTATAGGCGATAACATCTCTCTTGTTAGAAAAATTGATGGCTGTAATTTTAATGAAGCTATTTCTATACTCAATAAAAATATGAATATTTTAAGTAGTAATAATAATTCAATTAACAATGTGAAATTAGAAAAAACAGAAATAAAACTTCCTAGATCTGATAATAATATTGTAAATAGTGGTAGAAAATATTTAATTGAAAGAGGGATAAGTTTAGAAACAATAATAAAAGCTGAAAAAGAAAATTTTTTGAAATATGCTGAGGGTTCAATTTTTTTTGTTGGATATGATGAACATGGAAAAATTAAAAATGTAACAAAACGTGCAACAAATAAAGATGATCAAATACAAAAAAGAGATTTCAAAGGGTCTGAAAAATATTATCCACAAATTTTAAAAGGAAATAAAAAAACTGTTTGGATTGTTGAAGGAGGAGTTGATGCCTTAGCTTTGCATGATCTTGCTAAAAGAGCGGCTAAAGAACCCCCAATGGTCTTAGTTACTGGAGGTGCGAACGTTCTTTCATCATTTAAAAACCCAACTGTCCATGAAATACTTAAAAATTCAGAAAAAATAATAATATCTTTGGAAAATGAGAAAAGCTTAGAAACTCAAGAGTTCACAAATAAAGCCCATCTGAAGCAAAAAAGTTTGATTAATGAAATATCTGGAAAAAATGCGGAATTCTGGAAAGCCCCAAATGATAAAGGTAAAGATTTAGCCGAATATAATTTAAATATAAAAAAAAATATTGAAGTAAATCAAATAATTCAAAAGCCTGTACAAATGAAAAAGCTAGCACTTTGA
- a CDS encoding AAA family ATPase, which translates to MEAVVISKSLDSYTYEKIKIYINDYLKNNAVQVGELSKKEFITKDSLALENKTIEILKRGHHSFESICTKEESANIIEKIHNKSLSDKKGGLNKGQQEAINTLLTSNDRILAWQGVAGAGKTFSLYSATRVAMEKGYKIKALAPGSDAAKNLAAEAKLSESATVASLLVKESKINRAEGKELWVVDEAGMLSAKDAEELLKKAEIENARILLVGDVKQLSSVGAGNPFKQLQSSGMETAHLTQGMRQRDKNMKKSVDLIADKKFTDGLDILEKTGKIYEKNKEEIIASMAIDYLSLSKEQIKKSLFISSTNYEKQEITNLIRSELKTKNELKNTVEIKTYSSRDLNEFSLRYSNSYEIGDILILNKAGQGLKANTAYKIENINNIKNTITVSCDNKLKELKLGSLKCNLFQEKSMEICEGDRIKWTKNHVSNSENKEKRLNGQYLNVKQIDKENMTAIVEYESGKFEKINLNEKHYIDYSYVTTVFSSQGRTCEKVYASLTNVDSENFYVAVSRAEYDCKLYTHDKDNLYKKVNVSGVNETAHEKIGALKNSNLDEEKEVLKNKNKIQLKEYNEKQVESIKIMRKIKEKSFEILYKLNLEPNGNTISKLKNEDRNNFDIIKKELDSKVNSLLNIKNNYQRMNLNLDTLKETYSLKVAEISKEMQKNIYHQLNNNIDNKIKNDIINVEKNKIKRKLRM; encoded by the coding sequence TTGGAAGCCGTTGTAATATCAAAATCCTTAGATTCATATACATACGAAAAAATTAAAATTTATATAAATGATTATTTAAAAAATAATGCTGTACAAGTAGGTGAACTTTCTAAAAAAGAGTTTATTACTAAAGACTCGTTAGCCTTAGAAAATAAAACAATCGAAATTCTTAAAAGAGGCCATCACTCTTTTGAATCAATTTGTACTAAAGAAGAGTCTGCAAATATTATTGAAAAAATACACAATAAATCTTTATCGGATAAAAAAGGAGGTTTAAATAAAGGCCAGCAAGAAGCTATAAATACATTATTAACATCAAATGATCGCATTTTAGCATGGCAAGGGGTTGCGGGCGCAGGAAAAACATTTTCATTATATTCAGCAACTAGAGTTGCAATGGAAAAAGGATATAAAATAAAAGCGTTAGCTCCTGGTTCAGACGCTGCAAAAAACCTTGCAGCAGAAGCAAAACTAAGTGAGTCAGCAACTGTTGCATCATTACTTGTTAAAGAAAGCAAAATTAATAGAGCTGAAGGAAAAGAACTTTGGGTTGTAGATGAAGCGGGAATGTTAAGCGCAAAAGACGCTGAGGAATTATTAAAAAAAGCTGAAATTGAAAATGCCAGAATATTATTAGTAGGAGATGTTAAGCAATTATCATCTGTTGGCGCAGGAAACCCTTTTAAACAATTGCAGTCTAGCGGAATGGAAACAGCCCACTTAACGCAGGGAATGAGACAAAGAGACAAAAACATGAAAAAATCAGTTGATTTAATTGCAGATAAAAAATTTACTGATGGTTTAGATATACTAGAAAAAACTGGTAAAATATATGAAAAAAATAAAGAAGAAATTATTGCATCAATGGCGATTGATTACTTGTCACTAAGTAAAGAACAAATTAAAAAATCACTTTTTATATCTTCAACTAATTATGAAAAACAAGAGATTACTAATTTAATTAGATCTGAATTAAAAACAAAAAATGAACTAAAAAATACAGTAGAAATTAAAACTTATTCAAGTAGGGATTTAAATGAATTTTCATTAAGATATTCAAACTCATATGAAATCGGGGACATTTTGATACTCAACAAAGCAGGCCAAGGATTGAAAGCAAATACAGCATATAAAATCGAGAATATTAATAACATAAAAAATACCATTACTGTTTCTTGTGATAATAAACTAAAAGAATTAAAATTAGGTTCGTTAAAATGCAATTTATTTCAAGAAAAAAGTATGGAAATATGCGAAGGAGATAGAATAAAATGGACTAAAAACCATGTAAGCAATTCAGAAAATAAAGAAAAAAGATTAAATGGACAATATCTAAATGTTAAACAAATAGATAAAGAAAATATGACAGCTATTGTTGAGTATGAAAGTGGGAAATTTGAAAAAATAAATTTGAATGAAAAACATTATATTGATTATAGTTATGTAACAACAGTATTTTCAAGCCAAGGTAGGACATGTGAAAAAGTTTATGCTTCGTTAACAAATGTTGATTCTGAAAATTTTTATGTTGCCGTTTCACGTGCTGAATATGATTGTAAACTATATACACATGATAAAGATAATCTATATAAAAAAGTAAATGTGTCTGGTGTAAATGAAACAGCACATGAAAAAATAGGTGCTTTAAAAAATAGTAATCTTGATGAGGAGAAAGAAGTTTTAAAAAATAAAAATAAGATCCAGCTTAAGGAATACAATGAAAAACAAGTAGAATCTATTAAAATTATGAGAAAGATTAAGGAAAAATCTTTTGAAATTTTGTATAAATTAAATTTAGAGCCAAATGGAAATACTATTTCAAAATTGAAAAATGAAGATAGAAACAATTTTGATATTATCAAAAAAGAACTAGACAGTAAAGTAAATTCATTATTAAACATAAAAAATAATTATCAACGTATGAATTTGAATTTGGATACTTTAAAAGAAACTTATTCTTTAAAGGTTGCAGAAATATCAAAAGAAATGCAAAAAAATATTTATCATCAATTGAACAATAATATTGATAATAAAATTAAAAATGATATTATTAATGTGGAAAAGAATAAGATTAAAAGAAAGTTAAGAATGTAA
- the mobF gene encoding MobF family relaxase, which produces MLSVSRINSVNHAMNYYEHDNYYSKEKEEGREFTEWYGQASEELGLKGNVRHHDFNKILNGHSLNGEKLLKGKEKEQKISFEMFFKFQKDIAETINECLVEEKNKESIKEIINEFASSRDKISTEVFSKYEKKINSIVNSDSNLDIENKMELKSKIKKSISIYKKSVSRRPAFDLTFSAPKSVSIAALVNEDSELIKAHREAVKYALSIVESEYSRVTSIDKNLNKRINENSGKISAALFEHDTSRKLDPQLHTHCVIMNMTKHNEEWRAINSDGFFYNSKKIGAIYQNKLALLVKELGYDIKLNSNGTFDINGYTEEQLKYFSKRSEQIKELGATNQKEATKLVKINRDKKKVMNLFLKKN; this is translated from the coding sequence ATGTTATCAGTTTCAAGAATTAACAGCGTCAATCATGCTATGAATTACTATGAACATGATAATTACTATTCTAAGGAAAAAGAGGAAGGTAGAGAATTTACCGAATGGTATGGCCAAGCATCAGAAGAATTAGGTTTAAAAGGAAATGTTAGACATCATGATTTTAATAAAATATTAAACGGTCATTCTTTAAATGGTGAAAAATTATTAAAGGGCAAAGAAAAAGAGCAAAAAATATCGTTTGAAATGTTTTTTAAGTTTCAAAAAGACATTGCTGAAACAATTAATGAATGTTTAGTTGAGGAAAAAAATAAAGAAAGTATCAAAGAAATCATTAATGAATTTGCTTCAAGTAGAGATAAAATTTCAACAGAAGTTTTTTCAAAATATGAAAAAAAGATCAATTCAATAGTAAATAGTGATAGTAATTTAGACATTGAAAATAAAATGGAATTAAAAAGTAAAATAAAAAAATCCATTTCAATTTATAAGAAAAGTGTATCAAGAAGGCCAGCGTTTGATCTCACTTTTTCCGCTCCCAAAAGTGTTTCAATTGCAGCTCTTGTAAATGAAGATAGCGAACTAATTAAAGCACACAGGGAAGCGGTGAAGTATGCTCTATCAATTGTAGAAAGTGAATATTCAAGGGTTACAAGCATAGACAAGAATTTGAATAAACGAATTAATGAAAATTCTGGTAAAATTTCAGCAGCACTTTTTGAGCATGATACCAGTAGAAAACTTGATCCACAATTACATACGCATTGCGTTATTATGAATATGACAAAGCATAATGAAGAATGGCGTGCAATTAATTCAGATGGATTTTTTTACAATTCTAAAAAAATTGGTGCAATATACCAGAATAAACTTGCTCTTTTAGTAAAAGAACTTGGCTATGATATAAAGTTAAATAGCAATGGAACTTTTGATATTAATGGTTATACAGAGGAACAATTAAAATATTTTTCTAAACGCTCTGAACAAATAAAAGAGCTTGGCGCAACAAATCAAAAAGAAGCGACAAAACTAGTTAAAATAAATAGAGATAAAAAAAAAGTGATGAATTTATTTCTAAAAAAGAATTAA
- a CDS encoding type IV secretory system conjugative DNA transfer family protein codes for MIIFKIFASFYIIFFAILVFTYWKVLAYDTIESNAKKKSLVKMIVSFYPAIIASFLIFDLISFFVKDYNFPGFSSGANYFQNYHKAVYLYLNDHYFSVVKIVSLIAFIFIALYYFTESNMFFKYAKKIDKKLEIYDTLTHVSFSVLSFSCYPILKAIDFLVSQNKIGTFRFLIDGNEVIRDMKKSEKRLRIELIARKSTGFKFYKELRVPKKIEVLNILIVGGMGAGKTVFIAPITLQFYESKYPSLIVDNKGDFSQLLSGKEGVIVFSPFDARSPFWAIAEDVETELEAIEFVAQLIPVHGGSNDVFALAARDLTLGAIKYLQKTKPKKWAIGEVLATISSEEFLRILEQYHPGAVQTLKDCSYDPETGKLIIGETSAGFFQNVRAYLQNFDLLSKAWPISEGGFSVKKWLRGERKDVLFVILSFKQLYKEISGFFCSMIVNSFIKECLNLVESRERRIGLFLDEIGAIPRINLLADGLKLLRGMGVCTFAGVQEVGVIRKKYEVDGGTEVLLNGFSLKLIGRAETAEYAEYFQRLFTKNRYKKVTRNKSIDSKGRSSISTSEEEVIEDAIATGEFTSIPPASLEEGAIFYVKTSEIPVIFKLRFPVIPFPRPYPASVEADWIKNTNIESLENQNINIQVNDPVGNNKDLNNNILNIDDLVLEDISELETKQKEEIEEIKIEEIKIEEVKEIKEVKEIKEEVENKDNSNTNKKIEENINYDALNF; via the coding sequence ATGATTATATTTAAAATTTTTGCAAGTTTTTATATAATATTTTTTGCAATATTAGTTTTCACTTACTGGAAGGTTTTAGCATATGACACTATAGAAAGTAATGCTAAAAAAAAGTCATTAGTGAAAATGATTGTATCATTTTATCCTGCAATTATAGCATCATTTCTAATTTTTGATTTGATATCATTTTTTGTAAAAGACTATAATTTTCCAGGATTTAGTAGTGGTGCAAACTATTTCCAAAATTATCATAAAGCAGTTTATTTATATTTGAATGATCATTACTTTTCAGTTGTTAAAATTGTTTCTTTAATAGCATTTATTTTCATTGCTTTATACTATTTTACTGAATCAAATATGTTCTTTAAATATGCAAAAAAAATTGATAAAAAATTAGAAATATATGATACTCTTACACATGTATCATTTTCAGTTTTATCATTTTCTTGTTATCCAATATTAAAAGCAATTGATTTTCTTGTAAGTCAAAATAAAATAGGAACTTTTCGTTTTTTGATTGATGGAAATGAAGTAATACGTGACATGAAAAAATCTGAAAAGAGATTAAGGATTGAACTTATTGCAAGAAAATCTACTGGTTTTAAATTTTATAAAGAATTGAGAGTTCCAAAAAAAATTGAAGTTTTAAATATTCTCATTGTTGGCGGAATGGGAGCTGGAAAAACAGTTTTTATTGCTCCCATAACGTTGCAGTTTTATGAATCTAAATACCCATCGTTAATAGTAGATAATAAAGGTGACTTTTCTCAACTTTTGTCAGGAAAAGAAGGAGTTATTGTTTTTTCTCCATTTGATGCTAGGTCGCCTTTTTGGGCTATTGCTGAAGATGTAGAAACAGAGCTAGAAGCAATCGAATTTGTTGCGCAACTAATACCAGTTCATGGCGGTTCAAACGATGTTTTTGCATTAGCTGCTAGGGATTTAACTTTAGGAGCAATTAAATATTTACAAAAAACAAAACCTAAAAAATGGGCAATAGGTGAAGTGCTTGCAACAATATCAAGTGAAGAGTTTTTACGAATACTAGAACAATATCATCCAGGAGCAGTTCAAACATTAAAAGACTGTAGTTATGATCCTGAAACTGGAAAATTAATAATTGGAGAGACAAGCGCAGGTTTCTTCCAAAATGTAAGAGCTTATCTTCAAAATTTTGATCTTTTATCTAAAGCATGGCCAATATCCGAAGGTGGATTCTCAGTAAAAAAATGGTTAAGAGGTGAAAGAAAAGATGTTTTATTTGTAATTCTTTCTTTTAAACAACTTTATAAAGAAATATCAGGATTCTTTTGTTCAATGATAGTCAATTCTTTTATAAAAGAATGTTTAAATTTAGTTGAATCAAGAGAAAGACGAATAGGCTTATTTTTAGACGAAATTGGAGCTATTCCTAGAATTAATTTACTTGCTGATGGCCTTAAATTGCTCAGAGGTATGGGAGTTTGTACGTTTGCAGGAGTTCAAGAAGTTGGTGTCATACGCAAAAAGTATGAAGTAGACGGGGGAACAGAAGTACTTCTCAACGGTTTTTCACTAAAACTAATTGGAAGGGCAGAAACAGCGGAATATGCAGAATATTTTCAGCGTTTATTTACAAAAAATCGTTATAAAAAAGTGACAAGAAATAAATCTATAGACTCAAAGGGCAGAAGTTCAATTTCAACTTCAGAAGAAGAGGTAATTGAAGACGCAATTGCTACTGGGGAATTTACTTCAATACCTCCCGCATCATTAGAAGAAGGAGCAATATTTTATGTAAAAACTTCAGAGATTCCAGTGATATTTAAACTTAGGTTTCCTGTTATACCTTTTCCAAGGCCATATCCAGCTTCAGTTGAAGCAGACTGGATTAAAAATACAAATATTGAGAGTTTGGAAAATCAAAATATAAATATCCAAGTAAATGATCCAGTAGGAAATAATAAAGACTTAAATAATAATATATTAAATATTGATGACTTAGTATTAGAAGATATAAGCGAACTTGAAACTAAACAAAAAGAAGAAATTGAAGAAATAAAAATTGAAGAAATAAAAATTGAAGAAGTAAAAGAAATTAAAGAAGTAAAAGAAATTAAAGAAGAGGTAGAAAATAAAGATAATTCAAATACAAATAAGAAGATTGAAGAAAATATAAATTACGACGCATTAAATTTTTAA
- a CDS encoding DNA topoisomerase 3: protein MSRTLIIAEKPNAGREIAEALGAHKKIDGGLESDSYVVSWAAGHLVTLKEPHEYKEEWKEWSFETLPILPERYELKISSKETQKQFNVLKKFLNAKDINRVVNACDAGREGELIFDYIYRLSGSKIPAFRLWTSAALTADAIKREFQKLKPIEDFNGLRLAARARSTADWTIGLNSTRAITLAAQKNGSKGVFSVGRVQTPTLYFILARELEIKGFKPQTFFTIKANFQTEKNEGFIANYEFQNEGKMSSQIFSSVDAKSIMTSCENKEAIIKKVDSKEGSSVPPFLFDLTDLQKECNKRFSLSAEQTLEVAQSLYEKHKCLSYPRTEFKHLTDDNRQMISGILEALKGSYDQKFLDQVEQTYKNENKRIFDSSKVGDHHALLPTSATPKNLSDIEQKVYDLVVKRFLAAFAPNHEFTSSIIAALCEDKYLFITRGKMTKKLGWKQIQNEVDEDEKDDKKEEEQKLPSLSVGDKVKITKLNLKEDKTKAPPRYNDASLLSAMQNPASKTNDKEEKEQLKICGLGTPATRAAIIKNLETKEYIKREKKNLIPTEKAFELFKMLQKYKQNFLYNPILTADWEKNLQEIEKEPKKSLQFLENLNKLTKDIVTNVKKNIN, encoded by the coding sequence ATGAGTCGAACTCTTATAATTGCTGAAAAACCAAATGCAGGTCGTGAAATTGCTGAAGCTCTAGGTGCACACAAAAAAATTGATGGTGGTTTAGAATCTGATAGTTATGTAGTCTCGTGGGCTGCTGGGCATTTAGTAACCTTGAAAGAACCCCATGAATATAAAGAAGAGTGGAAGGAATGGAGCTTTGAAACATTGCCAATTTTACCTGAAAGATATGAGTTAAAAATATCCTCAAAAGAAACTCAAAAACAATTTAATGTATTGAAAAAATTTTTAAATGCTAAAGATATAAATCGTGTAGTCAACGCATGCGATGCGGGGCGAGAAGGTGAACTAATCTTTGATTACATTTATAGATTATCAGGCTCAAAAATTCCAGCTTTTAGGCTCTGGACATCGGCAGCTTTAACAGCAGATGCTATTAAAAGGGAGTTTCAAAAACTTAAACCAATCGAAGATTTTAATGGGTTACGGTTAGCAGCAAGGGCAAGGTCTACCGCTGACTGGACAATAGGATTAAACTCAACAAGAGCCATAACTTTAGCTGCTCAAAAAAATGGAAGTAAAGGGGTATTTTCAGTTGGTCGTGTACAAACTCCAACTCTCTATTTCATACTGGCAAGAGAATTAGAAATTAAAGGTTTTAAACCACAAACTTTTTTTACAATTAAAGCTAATTTTCAGACTGAAAAAAATGAAGGGTTTATTGCAAATTATGAGTTTCAAAATGAAGGCAAAATGTCTTCTCAAATTTTTTCAAGTGTTGATGCCAAAAGCATCATGACTTCATGCGAAAATAAAGAGGCAATAATCAAAAAAGTAGACTCAAAAGAAGGCTCAAGCGTTCCACCATTTCTATTTGATTTGACTGATCTACAAAAAGAATGCAATAAACGGTTTTCTTTGAGTGCTGAACAAACTTTAGAAGTAGCTCAAAGCCTGTATGAAAAACATAAATGTTTAAGCTATCCAAGGACAGAGTTTAAACACCTAACTGATGATAATAGGCAAATGATTTCAGGAATTTTAGAAGCATTAAAAGGTTCATACGATCAAAAATTTTTAGACCAAGTTGAACAAACTTATAAAAATGAAAATAAAAGAATATTTGATAGTTCAAAAGTTGGTGATCACCATGCCTTGCTTCCTACATCAGCAACACCCAAAAACCTTTCTGATATTGAACAAAAAGTTTATGATTTAGTAGTAAAAAGATTTCTTGCCGCATTTGCCCCCAATCATGAATTTACTTCTTCAATAATTGCAGCCTTATGTGAAGATAAATATTTATTTATCACACGTGGGAAAATGACCAAAAAATTAGGCTGGAAACAAATACAAAATGAAGTTGATGAAGATGAAAAAGACGATAAAAAAGAAGAAGAACAGAAGCTTCCTTCATTAAGCGTTGGTGATAAAGTTAAAATTACAAAACTGAACTTAAAAGAGGATAAAACCAAAGCTCCACCACGCTATAATGATGCTTCTCTTTTATCAGCTATGCAAAATCCTGCTTCAAAAACCAATGATAAAGAAGAAAAAGAACAACTCAAAATTTGTGGTCTAGGAACTCCTGCTACACGAGCCGCTATTATAAAAAATTTAGAAACAAAAGAATATATAAAACGTGAAAAAAAGAATCTAATTCCTACAGAAAAGGCATTTGAACTATTTAAAATGCTTCAAAAATATAAACAAAATTTCCTTTACAATCCGATATTAACCGCTGACTGGGAAAAAAACCTTCAGGAAATAGAAAAAGAACCTAAAAAATCGCTTCAATTTCTTGAGAATTTAAATAAATTAACAAAAGACATAGTTACTAATGTAAAAAAAAATATTAACTAG
- a CDS encoding ATP-binding protein yields MWPKFFKKERGLDSYLPYIGFVENSVMFLKSGGFLTTFEIRGKDLSSSTKYELGHVSRIINSALMKLGDGWMAHIDTIRNESRYYPSENECFFSDYVTKAIDASRRVIFESSDTCYENKYYLNLTFTPANLVNKKMFFLFETEDSSNKKEDNLNKILKKYEESIVKFINIFSTEIFVKRLSSEEMLSYFHYCISGLSHKVALPVVPMYLDYILASRDLICGFKPKIGNKHIRAIAIKSFPSYLQAGFLEILNNLPFEFRFNSRFIFLDQSTSRKKIEKIRKDWDEAKNTIQSMINDKIGSQSTSFQSGDAVDMMHDADAAVRENQTQELGYGFYTASIVIMNEDEEVADNNANEILKLLEQIGLPGFVESINAVEAYLGSIPGVSFANIRKPIVSTHNLAHLMPLTAAWSGDERHPNNKYSNKETGKKAPPMFYAASEGRTPFRVSLHVSDVGHTLLIGPPGSGKSTLLAFIAAQQFRYKNAQVFAFDKGLSMYLLCKAAGGSHFNLSVSKNQQEEEQQHISFCPLANIDNPDEKSWAIEWLTTIFELQRNRKISPEEQAAITKAIDIMSKETKTSNERILSKFVSQVQNIEIRSAFSPYINKDMYGSIFNGERDFISSAKFNVFEMDELMEKGENILLPALLYMFKVIRNKLDGTPTLLILDEAWVFFKHEIFSSRIEQWLREMRRFNCAVIFATQTVSEIKKSSIVTVILETCKTKIYLANPSVASNKETYEIYESFGLNERQIDIISKAQMKRDYYLSSEVGNRLFEILFDKLSLAFIGVSDRDDIKKAKELMRIDENNWVINWLKYRKISEDWVEYVSELKKDMTDDNSLIYNDIIKNDFMAPAIKNEKLAEYI; encoded by the coding sequence ATGTGGCCTAAATTTTTTAAAAAAGAAAGAGGACTCGATTCATATTTGCCTTATATAGGATTTGTAGAAAATAGTGTTATGTTTTTAAAATCAGGCGGGTTTCTTACAACATTTGAGATAAGAGGAAAAGATTTATCGAGTTCAACAAAATATGAGTTAGGCCATGTTAGTCGAATTATCAATTCTGCATTAATGAAACTTGGCGACGGTTGGATGGCACATATAGATACTATAAGAAACGAATCACGTTATTACCCAAGTGAAAATGAATGTTTTTTTAGTGATTACGTAACTAAAGCTATAGACGCTTCAAGAAGAGTTATCTTTGAATCAAGTGATACATGTTATGAAAATAAATACTATTTAAATTTGACTTTTACGCCAGCCAATCTTGTAAACAAAAAAATGTTTTTTTTGTTTGAAACAGAAGATTCAAGTAATAAAAAAGAAGATAATTTAAATAAGATATTAAAGAAGTACGAAGAATCAATTGTTAAATTTATTAATATTTTTTCAACTGAAATTTTTGTTAAGAGACTTTCAAGTGAAGAAATGTTGTCTTATTTTCATTACTGTATATCTGGATTATCACATAAAGTTGCATTGCCAGTTGTTCCTATGTATTTGGATTATATCTTGGCCTCACGGGATTTAATATGTGGTTTTAAGCCAAAAATAGGCAATAAACATATTAGAGCAATAGCAATAAAATCATTTCCTAGTTACTTGCAAGCGGGTTTTTTGGAAATATTAAATAATTTACCATTTGAGTTTAGATTTAACAGTAGATTTATTTTTTTAGATCAATCTACATCAAGAAAAAAGATAGAAAAAATTCGTAAAGATTGGGATGAAGCTAAAAATACTATTCAATCAATGATCAACGATAAAATAGGCTCTCAATCCACCTCATTTCAAAGTGGTGATGCTGTAGATATGATGCACGACGCAGACGCAGCAGTACGAGAAAATCAAACCCAAGAGCTTGGATATGGTTTTTATACAGCCTCTATAGTCATCATGAACGAAGATGAAGAAGTAGCAGATAATAATGCAAACGAAATACTAAAACTACTTGAGCAAATAGGGCTTCCAGGTTTCGTTGAGTCGATTAATGCGGTCGAGGCTTATTTAGGGTCTATACCTGGAGTTAGCTTTGCAAACATCAGAAAGCCAATAGTCTCAACTCACAACCTCGCTCACTTAATGCCCCTGACTGCTGCATGGTCTGGCGATGAGCGTCATCCAAATAATAAATATTCAAACAAAGAAACAGGAAAAAAAGCACCTCCTATGTTTTATGCAGCTTCAGAAGGTAGAACCCCTTTTAGGGTCTCCCTTCATGTAAGCGACGTAGGGCATACACTGCTTATAGGACCACCAGGATCGGGAAAATCAACTTTATTAGCTTTTATAGCAGCCCAACAGTTTAGGTACAAAAACGCTCAAGTTTTTGCGTTTGATAAGGGTCTCTCTATGTACCTTTTGTGTAAAGCAGCAGGAGGGTCTCATTTTAATTTATCGGTTAGTAAGAATCAGCAAGAAGAAGAGCAACAACATATATCATTTTGTCCTTTAGCAAATATAGATAATCCAGATGAGAAATCATGGGCTATAGAATGGCTAACAACAATTTTTGAACTACAACGCAATAGAAAAATATCACCAGAAGAACAAGCAGCTATTACAAAAGCCATAGATATTATGTCTAAAGAAACAAAAACATCTAATGAAAGAATTTTAAGTAAATTTGTTTCACAAGTACAAAATATTGAAATTCGTAGTGCATTTAGTCCCTATATTAATAAAGATATGTACGGAAGTATTTTCAATGGAGAAAGAGATTTTATTTCAAGCGCAAAATTTAATGTGTTTGAAATGGATGAACTCATGGAAAAAGGTGAGAATATATTGTTACCAGCATTGTTATATATGTTTAAGGTAATTCGTAATAAATTGGATGGAACACCAACTTTATTAATACTAGATGAAGCATGGGTATTTTTTAAACATGAAATATTTTCTAGTCGAATTGAACAATGGCTAAGAGAGATGAGGAGATTTAATTGTGCAGTAATTTTTGCGACACAAACAGTCTCAGAAATTAAAAAATCATCAATAGTTACAGTTATACTTGAAACATGTAAAACAAAAATATATCTAGCAAACCCATCAGTAGCATCAAACAAAGAAACATATGAAATATATGAGTCATTTGGCTTAAATGAAAGACAAATTGATATTATTTCAAAAGCACAAATGAAAAGAGATTATTATCTAAGTTCTGAAGTTGGAAACAGACTTTTTGAAATATTATTTGATAAACTAAGCCTAGCCTTTATTGGTGTATCAGATAGAGACGATATTAAAAAAGCAAAAGAACTAATGCGAATTGATGAAAATAATTGGGTAATTAATTGGCTAAAGTATAGAAAGATATCAGAAGATTGGGTTGAATATGTTAGCGAATTAAAGAAAGATATGACAGATGATAATAGTTTAATTTATAATGACATTATAAAAAATGATTTTATGGCTCCAGCAATAAAAAATGAAAAATTAGCGGAGTATATATGA